The proteins below come from a single Phocoena sinus isolate mPhoSin1 chromosome 2, mPhoSin1.pri, whole genome shotgun sequence genomic window:
- the SKOR1 gene encoding SKI family transcriptional corepressor 1 isoform X1, with protein MALLCGLGQVTLRLWAPLPPLSEKKIRFLAAGAFLRSGGMEALTTQLGPGREGNSSPNSKQELQPYSGSSALKPNQVGETSLYGVPIVSLVIDSQERLCLAQISNTLLKNYSYNEIHNRRVALGITCVQCTPVQLEILRRAGAMPISSRRCGMITKREAERLCKSFLGEHKPPKLPENFAFDVVHECAWGSRGSFIPARYNSSRAKCIKCGYCSMYFSPNKFIFHSHRTPDAKYTQPDAANFNSWRRHLKLSDKSATDELSHAWEDVKAMFNGGTRKRTFSLQGGGGANGGSGGQGKGGAGGGGGGGPGCGAEMAPGPPPHKSLRCGEEEAAGPPGPPPPHAQRGLGLAAGAGGPPGPGGPGGGAGVRSYPVIPVPSKGFGLLQKLPPPLFPHPYGFPTAFGLCPKKDDPVLGAGEPKGGPGTGSGGGAGTGAGAGGPGTGHLPPGAGAGPGGGAMFWGHQPPGAAKDAAAVAAAAAAATVYPTFPMFWPAAGSLPVPPYPAAQSQAKAVAAAVAAAAAAAAAAAGGGGPEPLDGAEPTKEGGLVAEERCPSALSRGPLDEEGADEALPPPLAPLPPPPARKGSYVSAFRPVVKDAESIAKLYGSARDVYGGGPARGPGPGAGSGGGYVSPDFLSEGSSSYHSASPDVDTADEPEVDVESNRFPDDEGAPDEAEPGAARAPSTGDGPDGDQQAGPLSTTSSGADGPTDSPDGGSPRPRRPPGLPPASRSAFGDLAADDMVRRPERSPPSGGYELRESCGPLAGPAPAKVYAPELEEHVKSAAAALGPAASYLCTPEAHEPDKEDNHSTADDLETRKSYPDQRSISQPSPANTDRGEDGLTLDVTGTQLVEKDIENLARDELQKLLLEQMELRKKLEREFQSLKDNFQDQMKRELAYREEMVQQLQIVRDTLCNELDQERKARYAIQQKLKEAHDALHHFSCKMLTPRHCTGNCSFKPPLLP; from the exons ATGgctttgctgtgtggccttgggcaagtcactctccGTCTCTGGGCCCCACTTCCTCCCCTGTCCGAAAAGAAGATCAGGTTCCTAGCTGCCGGGGCATTCCTGAG GAGCGGCGGCATGGAGGCTCTCACCACTCAGCTGGGGCCGGGGCGCGAGGGCAACTCCTCGCCCAACTCCAAGCAGGAGCTGCAGCCCTACTCGGGCTCCAGCGCTCTCAAACCCAACCAGGTGGGCGAGACGTCGCTGTACGGGGTGCCTATCGTGTCTCTGGTCATCGACAGTCAGGAGCGCCTATGCCTGGCGCAGATCTCCAACACCCTCCTCAAGAACTACAGCTACAATGAGATCCACAACCGCCGCGTGGCCCTGGGCATCACATGCGTGCAGTGCACACCGGTGCAACTGGAGATTCTGCGTCGGGCCGGGGCCATGCCCATCTCGTCGCGCCGCTGCGGCATGATCACCAAGCGCGAGGCCGAACGCCTTTGCAAGTCGTTCCTGGGCGAGCACAAGCCACCCAAGCTGCCCGAGAACTTCGCCTTTGATGTGGTGCACGAGTGCGCCTGGGGCTCGCGTGGCAGCTTCATCCCCGCGCGTTACAACAGCTCGCGTGCCAAGTGTATCAAGTGCGGTTACTGCAGCATGTACTTCTCGCCTAACAAGTTCATCTTCCACTCGCACCGCACACCCGACGCCAAATACACGCAGCCCGACGCAGCCAACTTTAACTCGTGGCGCCGACACCTCAAACTCAGTGACAAGTCGGCCACAGACGAACTGAGCCACGCTTGGGAGGACGTCAAGGCCATGTTCAATGGTGGCACTCGCAAGCGGACTTTCTCGCTGCAAGGAGGCGGCGGCGCTAATGGCGGGTCGGGTGGGCAGGGGAagggtggtgctggtggtggcgGCGGGGGCGGCCCGGGGTGCGGCGCGGAGATGGCCCCAGGCCCGCCGCCCCACAAAAGCCTGCGTTGTGGCGAAGAAGAGGCCGCCGGGCCTCCCGGGCCGCCTCCTCCTCACGCGCAGCGGGGACTTGGTCTGGCGGCGGGAGCTGGCGGCCCCCCGGGCCCTGGAGGGCCTGGTGGCGGCGCCGGCGTACGCAGCTACCCAGTGATCCCAGTGCCCAGCAAGGGCTTTGGCCTCTTGCAGAAGCTGCCCCCGCCGCTTTTCCCTCATCCCTACGGTTTTCCCACGGCCTTCGGCCTCTGCCCCAAAAAGGACGACCCCGTGCTAGGCGCGGGCGAACCCAAGGGCGGCCCAGGCACCGGGAGCGGCGGGGGCGCGGGCACTGGCGCAGGCGCGGGCGGCCCAGGAACCGGCCACTTGCCCCCCGGTGCGGGGGCTGGCCCGGGCGGCGGCGCCATGTTCTGGGGTCACCAGCCCCCCGGAGCAGCCAAGGACGCAGCGGCCGTGGCTGCGGCGGCTGCCGCAGCCACTGTGTACCCGACGTTTCCCATGTTCTGGCCGGCGGCAGGCAGTCTCCCAGTGCCGCCCTATCCAGCCGCGCAAAGCCAAGCCAAAGCCGTGGCGGCGGCTgtagcggcggcagcggcggcggctgcggctgcTGCCGGTGGCGGCGGCCCCGAGCCCCTGGACGGTGCTGAGCCGACCAAGGAGGGCGGCCTGGTCGCAGAGGAGCGCTGCCCCAGCGCGCTGTCCCGCGGGCCGCTGGACGAGGAGGGCGCCGACGAGGCGCTGCCGCCCCCGCTGGCCCCGCTGCCCCCGCCGCCCGCACGCAAAGGCTCCTACGTGTCGGCCTTCCGGCCTGTGGTCAAAGACGCGGAGAGCATCGCCAAGCTCTACGGTAGCGCCCGCGACGTGTACGGCGGCGGGCCAGCCCGTGGGCCCGGGCCAGGCGCAGGGTCCGGCGGCGGCTACGTGAGCCCGGACTTTCTGAGCGAGGGCAGCTCCAGCTACCACTCCGCCTCCCCCGACGTGGACACTGCGGACGAGCCCGAGGTGGACGTGGAGTCCAACCGCTTCCCCGACGACGAGGGAGCCCCGGACGAGGCCGAGCCCGGCGCAGCCCGCGCGCCCAGCACAGGAGACGGCCCTGATGGCGACCAGCAGGCAGGGCCCCTGTCTACCACCTCATCGGGCGCCGACGGCCCCACAGACTCTCCCGACGGCGGCAGCCCTCGTCCCCGGCGCCCCCCGGGTCTACCCCCAGCCAGTCGGTCTGCATTTGGGGACCTGGCGGCCGACGACATGGTGCGGAGACCGGAGAGGAGCCCGCCAAGTGGCGGCTATGAGCTGCGAGAGTCTTGCGGACCGCTCGCGGGGCCCGCGCCGGCCAAG GTGTACGCGCCCGAGCTGGAAGAGCACGTGAAGAGCGCGGCGGCGGCGCTGGGGCCCGCGGCCTCCTACCTCTGCACCCCCGAGGCCCACG AGCCAGATAAGGAAGACAATCACTCGACTGCCGACGATTTGGAAACAAGGAAATCCTATCCAGACCAAAGGAGTATCTCCCAGCCAAGTCCCGCAAATACAGACAGAG GTGAAGATGGGCTCACCCTAGATGTCACGGGAACTCAACTAGTGGAGAAGGATATCGAGAACCTGGCCAGAG ACGAATTGCAAAAACTGCTCCTGGAGCAAATGGAGCTCCGCAAGAAGCTGGAGCGAGAATTTCAGAGTCTCAAAG ATAATTTTCAGGATCAAATGAAGAGGGAATTGGCTTATCGAGAAGAAATGGTGCAACAGCTGCAAATTGTCAGAG ATACTCTGTGTAACGAACTTGACCAAGAGAGGAAGGCGCGCTATGCCATCCAGCAGAAATTAAAAG AAGCTCACGACGCCCTGCACCACTTCTCCTGCAAGATGCTGACGCCCCGGCACTGCACTGGCAACTGCTCCTTCAAGCCCCCGCTGTTGCCCTAG
- the SKOR1 gene encoding SKI family transcriptional corepressor 1 isoform X2, with the protein MASRKPWPLPGASVFPSAHGARSGGMEALTTQLGPGREGNSSPNSKQELQPYSGSSALKPNQVGETSLYGVPIVSLVIDSQERLCLAQISNTLLKNYSYNEIHNRRVALGITCVQCTPVQLEILRRAGAMPISSRRCGMITKREAERLCKSFLGEHKPPKLPENFAFDVVHECAWGSRGSFIPARYNSSRAKCIKCGYCSMYFSPNKFIFHSHRTPDAKYTQPDAANFNSWRRHLKLSDKSATDELSHAWEDVKAMFNGGTRKRTFSLQGGGGANGGSGGQGKGGAGGGGGGGPGCGAEMAPGPPPHKSLRCGEEEAAGPPGPPPPHAQRGLGLAAGAGGPPGPGGPGGGAGVRSYPVIPVPSKGFGLLQKLPPPLFPHPYGFPTAFGLCPKKDDPVLGAGEPKGGPGTGSGGGAGTGAGAGGPGTGHLPPGAGAGPGGGAMFWGHQPPGAAKDAAAVAAAAAAATVYPTFPMFWPAAGSLPVPPYPAAQSQAKAVAAAVAAAAAAAAAAAGGGGPEPLDGAEPTKEGGLVAEERCPSALSRGPLDEEGADEALPPPLAPLPPPPARKGSYVSAFRPVVKDAESIAKLYGSARDVYGGGPARGPGPGAGSGGGYVSPDFLSEGSSSYHSASPDVDTADEPEVDVESNRFPDDEGAPDEAEPGAARAPSTGDGPDGDQQAGPLSTTSSGADGPTDSPDGGSPRPRRPPGLPPASRSAFGDLAADDMVRRPERSPPSGGYELRESCGPLAGPAPAKVYAPELEEHVKSAAAALGPAASYLCTPEAHEPDKEDNHSTADDLETRKSYPDQRSISQPSPANTDRGEDGLTLDVTGTQLVEKDIENLARDELQKLLLEQMELRKKLEREFQSLKDNFQDQMKRELAYREEMVQQLQIVRDTLCNELDQERKARYAIQQKLKEAHDALHHFSCKMLTPRHCTGNCSFKPPLLP; encoded by the exons GAGCGGCGGCATGGAGGCTCTCACCACTCAGCTGGGGCCGGGGCGCGAGGGCAACTCCTCGCCCAACTCCAAGCAGGAGCTGCAGCCCTACTCGGGCTCCAGCGCTCTCAAACCCAACCAGGTGGGCGAGACGTCGCTGTACGGGGTGCCTATCGTGTCTCTGGTCATCGACAGTCAGGAGCGCCTATGCCTGGCGCAGATCTCCAACACCCTCCTCAAGAACTACAGCTACAATGAGATCCACAACCGCCGCGTGGCCCTGGGCATCACATGCGTGCAGTGCACACCGGTGCAACTGGAGATTCTGCGTCGGGCCGGGGCCATGCCCATCTCGTCGCGCCGCTGCGGCATGATCACCAAGCGCGAGGCCGAACGCCTTTGCAAGTCGTTCCTGGGCGAGCACAAGCCACCCAAGCTGCCCGAGAACTTCGCCTTTGATGTGGTGCACGAGTGCGCCTGGGGCTCGCGTGGCAGCTTCATCCCCGCGCGTTACAACAGCTCGCGTGCCAAGTGTATCAAGTGCGGTTACTGCAGCATGTACTTCTCGCCTAACAAGTTCATCTTCCACTCGCACCGCACACCCGACGCCAAATACACGCAGCCCGACGCAGCCAACTTTAACTCGTGGCGCCGACACCTCAAACTCAGTGACAAGTCGGCCACAGACGAACTGAGCCACGCTTGGGAGGACGTCAAGGCCATGTTCAATGGTGGCACTCGCAAGCGGACTTTCTCGCTGCAAGGAGGCGGCGGCGCTAATGGCGGGTCGGGTGGGCAGGGGAagggtggtgctggtggtggcgGCGGGGGCGGCCCGGGGTGCGGCGCGGAGATGGCCCCAGGCCCGCCGCCCCACAAAAGCCTGCGTTGTGGCGAAGAAGAGGCCGCCGGGCCTCCCGGGCCGCCTCCTCCTCACGCGCAGCGGGGACTTGGTCTGGCGGCGGGAGCTGGCGGCCCCCCGGGCCCTGGAGGGCCTGGTGGCGGCGCCGGCGTACGCAGCTACCCAGTGATCCCAGTGCCCAGCAAGGGCTTTGGCCTCTTGCAGAAGCTGCCCCCGCCGCTTTTCCCTCATCCCTACGGTTTTCCCACGGCCTTCGGCCTCTGCCCCAAAAAGGACGACCCCGTGCTAGGCGCGGGCGAACCCAAGGGCGGCCCAGGCACCGGGAGCGGCGGGGGCGCGGGCACTGGCGCAGGCGCGGGCGGCCCAGGAACCGGCCACTTGCCCCCCGGTGCGGGGGCTGGCCCGGGCGGCGGCGCCATGTTCTGGGGTCACCAGCCCCCCGGAGCAGCCAAGGACGCAGCGGCCGTGGCTGCGGCGGCTGCCGCAGCCACTGTGTACCCGACGTTTCCCATGTTCTGGCCGGCGGCAGGCAGTCTCCCAGTGCCGCCCTATCCAGCCGCGCAAAGCCAAGCCAAAGCCGTGGCGGCGGCTgtagcggcggcagcggcggcggctgcggctgcTGCCGGTGGCGGCGGCCCCGAGCCCCTGGACGGTGCTGAGCCGACCAAGGAGGGCGGCCTGGTCGCAGAGGAGCGCTGCCCCAGCGCGCTGTCCCGCGGGCCGCTGGACGAGGAGGGCGCCGACGAGGCGCTGCCGCCCCCGCTGGCCCCGCTGCCCCCGCCGCCCGCACGCAAAGGCTCCTACGTGTCGGCCTTCCGGCCTGTGGTCAAAGACGCGGAGAGCATCGCCAAGCTCTACGGTAGCGCCCGCGACGTGTACGGCGGCGGGCCAGCCCGTGGGCCCGGGCCAGGCGCAGGGTCCGGCGGCGGCTACGTGAGCCCGGACTTTCTGAGCGAGGGCAGCTCCAGCTACCACTCCGCCTCCCCCGACGTGGACACTGCGGACGAGCCCGAGGTGGACGTGGAGTCCAACCGCTTCCCCGACGACGAGGGAGCCCCGGACGAGGCCGAGCCCGGCGCAGCCCGCGCGCCCAGCACAGGAGACGGCCCTGATGGCGACCAGCAGGCAGGGCCCCTGTCTACCACCTCATCGGGCGCCGACGGCCCCACAGACTCTCCCGACGGCGGCAGCCCTCGTCCCCGGCGCCCCCCGGGTCTACCCCCAGCCAGTCGGTCTGCATTTGGGGACCTGGCGGCCGACGACATGGTGCGGAGACCGGAGAGGAGCCCGCCAAGTGGCGGCTATGAGCTGCGAGAGTCTTGCGGACCGCTCGCGGGGCCCGCGCCGGCCAAG GTGTACGCGCCCGAGCTGGAAGAGCACGTGAAGAGCGCGGCGGCGGCGCTGGGGCCCGCGGCCTCCTACCTCTGCACCCCCGAGGCCCACG AGCCAGATAAGGAAGACAATCACTCGACTGCCGACGATTTGGAAACAAGGAAATCCTATCCAGACCAAAGGAGTATCTCCCAGCCAAGTCCCGCAAATACAGACAGAG GTGAAGATGGGCTCACCCTAGATGTCACGGGAACTCAACTAGTGGAGAAGGATATCGAGAACCTGGCCAGAG ACGAATTGCAAAAACTGCTCCTGGAGCAAATGGAGCTCCGCAAGAAGCTGGAGCGAGAATTTCAGAGTCTCAAAG ATAATTTTCAGGATCAAATGAAGAGGGAATTGGCTTATCGAGAAGAAATGGTGCAACAGCTGCAAATTGTCAGAG ATACTCTGTGTAACGAACTTGACCAAGAGAGGAAGGCGCGCTATGCCATCCAGCAGAAATTAAAAG AAGCTCACGACGCCCTGCACCACTTCTCCTGCAAGATGCTGACGCCCCGGCACTGCACTGGCAACTGCTCCTTCAAGCCCCCGCTGTTGCCCTAG